The genomic window GGTCCCCCAGGATGTCCTGCTCGGTCAGGACGGCGATGTCGGCCGTGGTGAAGCCGTGGTCCAGCCCCAGCACGATGAGCGCCACGCCCTTTTGGCCCGCGCCCAGCGCCTCCTGCCAGCTGTCGGCATAAATCAGCGGCTTGACGCCATGGTCCGCCAGCAGGCCTTCCAGCCGCTCGCGCGAGCCTTCGGTGTAGGTGGCGAGGATCACCCGCTTGCCGTGGCGGCGCAGCCCGTCGAGGTGCGAGCCCACCGCATTGAACACGTTGCCCGGCTGGTTCTGCCGCTCGGGGGCGAAATCGTGGGCCGGGTTGGTGTCGAGATCAACCACCACGTCGGAGGGCGGCTGCTCGAATGGCGAGGTCGCGTGGGCGCGCACCTCCCTCAGCATCTCGTGCCAGCCCTCCAGCGTCAGGTACAGCTGGTCGGGCTTCAGCGGGTGGTAGCTGCCCTTGTCGGCGAGCAGGGCCGAGCGCCGGGCGTCGTAATAGTCGCGGATCGCCTCGAAGCGGGTCTTGGCCGCCGCTTCGGCGTGGGCATCCAGCAGGATCACGTCCTTGCTGCCCAGGTAATCGAACACCGTTGCCAGGTCTTCCTCGAACAGCGGCAGCCAGTGCTCCATGCCGGTCAGCCGCCGCTGTTCAGAGACCGCCGCATAGAGCGGGTCATGCCCCAGCACGGCGCCGAAGGCTTCCACATAGCGCTGGCGGAAGCGGCGAACCGAATCCTCGTCCAGCAGCACTTCGTTCACCGGCATCAGGGTGAAGCGCTCGATCCGCTCCACGGTGCGCTGGTCGGCGGGTTCGAACCGGCGGATGGAATCAATTTCGTCGCCGAAGAAGTCGAGCCGCACCGGCAGCTCTTGGCCTGCGGGATACACGTCGACGATGCCGCCGCGCACGGCAAACTCGCCCGGCTCCACCACCGTGTCGGCGCGCACGTAGCCGGCCGCCATCAAGAGGGCGGTCAGGCTTTCCCGGTCCAGCGCGTCGCCCACCGCAATGCGGCGCACCAGCTTCTTGATGCGCTCCGGCCGCAAGGTCTTCTGGGTGGCGGAATTAACTGTGGTGACAAGCAGTTGCGGCTTGTCGCTGCGCTTGGCGGCCAGCCGGGCGAGTGCCGCCAGCCGCTCGGCCACCACGCGCGTCGCGGGCGAGGCGCGGTCGTAGGGCAGGCAGTCCCAGGCGGGGAGGTAGATGACCTCCAGCTCCGGCGCGAAGTAGGGCGCGGCGTCGGCAACCTGGGCGGCTGCCGCGTCGTCACGGGCGATGTAGACCGCCCGCGCGGTCGTGCCCGCAGCGCGGGCGAGGTCCGCCAGCAGCCAGGGGATGAAGCCTTCAACGCACCCGGAAAGCTGCAGGCTGGCCGGGGCATCCAGAATCTGTTTGGGGTCGATCAACGGCTTACCGGGAGATAATCAAGGCGACGCATGGCGTCCATGATGGAACCTTCGAACTCGGCGGGCGGCTGTTTGCGGCCGATCATCCAGGCCATGATCTCCACGTCGTTCTCTTCCAGAAAACGCTCGAACCACGCCACGTCTTCCTCGCTCATGGTGGCGAGGTTTCGCTCGACGAAGCTGCCGATCATGATATCGGCCTCCTTGGTGCCCCTGTGGCTGGCACGAAAGAGCAGCCTGCGTTTGCGGCCCTCAAGATCCGAAGTCATTTCCGTATCATCCTGTTATAGAGCGGGCGCGCACCTTAGGCTAAGGTGTGCCGAGTTTGAAGCCTTGAGACGATGCGCCCGGATAGCCTTTTTCCTCTCTTTGCCCCAGCCACGTCGCTTCGCGGCGTTGGGGCGGCCCTGGCCAAGCAGCTGCACCGCATCAGCCTCGACCGGGTGGTGGACCTCATCTTCCACCTGCCGGTCGATGTGGTGGAGCGGCCCCACTGGCCTGCCTTGCGGTGGGCGCGGGAGGGCAGCGTCGGCACCATCGCCGTCACCGTCGCCGAGCATGTTCAGGGCGGGCCGCGCAGTCCCGTTCGTGTGGTTTGTCATGATTCAGAGGGAGAAACGCTCACGCTGGTGTTCTTCTCCACCTATGGCAACACGTTGTCCAAACGCCTGCCGGTGGGGGGCGGAGCGGCTTGTCTCCGGCAAGCTGGAGCGGTTTGGCGCCAATCTCCAGATGGTCCACCCGGACTACATCGTGGAGGCCGGCCAGTTCGACCAGATCCCGGCGCGCGAGCCGGTCTATGGCCTCACCGAAGGCGTCTCGAACAAGCGGATGCGCCAGTGCGTCCAGTCCGCGCTCGAAAAGACGCCGCCGCTGCCGGAATGGATCGACCCCGAACTGATCCAGCGGCGCGGCTGGCCGGCGTGGCGCGATGCGCTTGCCGAGATCCACGCGGGCGAGGGCACGTTCGAGGCGCGGGAGCGGCTGGCCTATGACGAGCTGTTCTCCAACCAGCTGGCGCTTGCCTTGCTGCGCGGCCGCACCCGCAAGCGCAAGACCGAACCCCTCATCGGCAACGGCCGTCTGGTGGCGCAGGTGCTTGAACACCTGCCGTTCCAGCCTACCGGCGCGCAGGCCCGCGCGTTCGAGGAGGTGAGGGCGGACCTCGCCAGCCCTGAGCCCATGCTGCGGTTGCTGCAAGGCGACGTGGGCTCGGGCAAGACGCTCGTCGCCCTCATCGCCATGCTCACAGCCGTCGAGTGCCGGGCGCAGTCCGCCTTGCTCGCGCCCACCGAAATCCTCGCCCGCCAGCACTATGCGACGCTCACCAAGCTGGTGGGGGATGCGCCCGTCAACATCGCCCTGCTCACCGGGCGCGAGAAGGGCAAGGGCCGAGCTAGCCTGCTCGAAAAGCTGGCGGCGGGCGAGATCGACATATTGGTTGGCACCCACGCCATCTTTCAGGAGGATGTGACCTACCACAACCTGCGCCTCACGGTGATTGACGAGCAGCACCGCTTCGGCGTTCACCAGCGCCTCCTTCTGACGCAAAAGGCCCCGGTTCCGGCGCACCTGCTGGCGATGACCGCAACGCCGATCCCGCGCACGCTGACGCTCACTCTCTACGGCGAAATGGATGTCTCCAAGCTGGACGAGCGCCCGCCCGGCCGACAGCCCATCGACACCCGCGTCGTCTCGCTCGACCGGCTGGAGGATGTCTACGCCGGCCTTGCCCGCGCCATCTCCTCCGGCGCGCAGGCCTACTGGGTCTGCCCGCTCGTCGAGGAGTCCGAGAAGGTGGACCTCGCCGCCGCCGAAGCGAGGGCGGCCGACCTCCAGCAGCGCTTCGGCGCTGCCATCGGCCTCGTCCACGGCAAGATGAAGGGGGCGGAGAAGGATGCCGTCATGGCCGCCTTCCAGGCGGGCGAGATCAAGGTGCTGGTCGCCACCACCGTCATCGAAGTCGGCGTCGACGTGCCCAATGCCACCCTCATCATCATCGAGCAGGCCGAGCGCTTCGGCCTCGCCCAGCTCCACCAGCTGCGCGGCCGCGTCGGGCGCGGCTCGGGCAAATCCACCTGCCTCTTGCTGCGCGGATCAAACGTCGGCGAGACCGCCCGCGCCCGCCTCGCCATGATGCGCGAAACCGACGACGGCTTCCGCATCGCCGAGGAAGACCTGCGCCTGCGCGGCGCGGGCGAAATCTTAGGTTCCCGCCAGTCCGGCTTTCCCGACTTCAAGCTCGCCGACCCCATGCTCCACGGCGACCTTTTAGAGGTCGCCCGCGACGACGCCCGCGTGCTGGCGATGAAAGACGCGACGCTCACATCCCCCCGGGGCGAGGCCGCCCGCACGCTGCTCTATCTCATGGAACGCGACGT from Pedomonas mirosovicensis includes these protein-coding regions:
- a CDS encoding FAD assembly factor SdhE, which gives rise to MTSDLEGRKRRLLFRASHRGTKEADIMIGSFVERNLATMSEEDVAWFERFLEENDVEIMAWMIGRKQPPAEFEGSIMDAMRRLDYLPVSR
- the recG gene encoding ATP-dependent DNA helicase RecG, which encodes MVHPDYIVEAGQFDQIPAREPVYGLTEGVSNKRMRQCVQSALEKTPPLPEWIDPELIQRRGWPAWRDALAEIHAGEGTFEARERLAYDELFSNQLALALLRGRTRKRKTEPLIGNGRLVAQVLEHLPFQPTGAQARAFEEVRADLASPEPMLRLLQGDVGSGKTLVALIAMLTAVECRAQSALLAPTEILARQHYATLTKLVGDAPVNIALLTGREKGKGRASLLEKLAAGEIDILVGTHAIFQEDVTYHNLRLTVIDEQHRFGVHQRLLLTQKAPVPAHLLAMTATPIPRTLTLTLYGEMDVSKLDERPPGRQPIDTRVVSLDRLEDVYAGLARAISSGAQAYWVCPLVEESEKVDLAAAEARAADLQQRFGAAIGLVHGKMKGAEKDAVMAAFQAGEIKVLVATTVIEVGVDVPNATLIIIEQAERFGLAQLHQLRGRVGRGSGKSTCLLLRGSNVGETARARLAMMRETDDGFRIAEEDLRLRGAGEILGSRQSGFPDFKLADPMLHGDLLEVARDDARVLAMKDATLTSPRGEAARTLLYLMERDVAAGLLRSG